The stretch of DNA CCCCATGCAATCCCTGGGGTGGCGTACACTGCCTCGTGCCTCACTGGTTTGTTTTATCATATGGCTTGTAGCAATAACCGGAGTTATACCTTTTCTCTTACGAGAGCAAACAATGGAAATACCCAGGCTAAACATAACTACCTGCCACGATGTGCTGAGAGAATCCGAACTTCATGGCTATTACCTCCACTTCTTCTCTGTcttctcttctgtgtttttcatCGTGCCGTTTATAATTTCTACTGTCTGTTATGTGTGTATCATCCGCTGTCTTAGTTCTTCCACCATTgttgcaaagcaaaacaagaagaCACGTGCCTTGCTCTTGTGTGTggctgttttttctgtttttgttacTTGCTTTGGACCCACAAATATTCTCCTCTTAATTCATTATATCCATTTTTCATATGACAACAGCTTAGAGTATCTCTACTTTGCCTATCTACTCTGTGCTTCTATCAGCAGCATTAGCTGCTGCATTGACCCCTTTATTTACTACTATGCTTCTTCTCAGTATCAGAGACAATTTTTCAGTCTCTTCAATTGTAAAAAGACTTTTGATCCTAACAGTAGTAACAGCAGTGGCCAGTTGATGTCTACTGCTAGTAGTAGAAGGGCTACGTTGACTACTAATGTGAATAACAGTGTCTACAGGAAATTACTAGCAATCCACTGAGATAATGCATCTTataattgtttaatttttacACAGTTGCAGACAAAGACTGCTATATCCAAGGAATGCAAAACTTTAAACCAAGTTGCTGTACAATACACAGCTTTATGAATCCAATATAGTAATacacaattcaaattaaaactctgtatgtgtgtgtgcatagatatatgtataaatatgtataGAATATGTAAATACGTTAAtgtagaggggaaaaataatttcttaataatAGTTGTTGAGTGTTTTTCAAATAAACTTTTTTCACACAAATCCTTTGCATTGTTCAGTTTATTGAAGAAATCCCATTTTAGTATTTTGAACTGTATCTATCAGGTTGAATAAATTCTTATATATGGAATCACTCCGTCCATCCAGTTGTTCCtgtaaaaaagtgaaaatatctttccaggctttttttttgtttggttggatttttttccctcctatgTGCCATTATTTCTAGAATTATCTAGTAACTTATTTTCTTAGCATTATTTTGAATCTTGGGACACTGAAATTGTTAATATCATGTTTTCACATATTCCACTTCAAAACATTCTGTATGGATTTCTTAATGTGAGGAACCAAAACCCAGCTATTGCTTGGTGCAGTGTGTGACATGGGAGAtaatttccagctgctggagctaGCTTGTTTCTGGTGTTCCTACCATTAGTATATGCTAGACATTTTGGTTAGGAATGTGGTATTTTTGACAATCAGTTTCACaaaaatttgtgggattttgtttcACAATAAATCAATGGCTCTCAAAAAAATACAATGGAAAAGCTCTATTCATCACGTTACACAGTTTCCAAATACGTTTTCTAGCACATGGTTAATCATCATGCATATATTTAGGACTTGAAAATATCCTTTATGCCTGCTAGCAGGgacatttttcccattttacacTGTGTCCATATCTACTGAAATAGCTGTGGTATTTAGCTAACCAACAGCTAACTTCATTCTGTGGAGCAGTCTTTTGCTACAAAGaacaataaagcaaaaataacagaaattcaGTTTTAGAAACAAGCACTGTAGTCCTATAGGTAATAGGACTGGACATGAAAATGGAAATCAAATTAAGTAGAATTTTGTTTATAGGATTTGCCACAGAAATCTGAAGTACAGCAGTGGAAAAAAGCTGTCTTCAGCACAAGTGATACGAGACCTAATCTTTCTGCATACAGTGTGACAGTGAGAGACTTTCTAACCATGATCTCCTGTTGGTTTGTGTCTGTTCCTTAATGGATTTAAACAGGATTAAGTATTGGATTACCAGAGTTTCTCTAGATTTTTGTTCTCAAGGTTCTGCCATTTTTAAATACATGAGTGAATAAAAATACAGGTATATGTAGTTTGCAAGCCTAAGACCCCACATACAGTCAagaatatatacatatatgtatgtgtgtgtgtgtgtgtgtgtgtgtgtgtgtgtaactcAAGTTACATTCTCATTTTGTTTAATATCACATTAGGGATGGTCTTGTTTTTCAGCAGAATCCAAATCCATCTTGAAACTATGGACATCTGCTCTTTGCTGGCTGAAAAGTATTGGCTCTGGAGTTGCAGACTGGAGGACTGCTTTTTAGCCCAGGTTCAAAGGAAGCCTAGGAAGATGATCAGAAGAatggagcatctctcctgcaAGGACAGGCtaagagagctggggttgttcagcctggagaaggctctggggtgacactactgcagcctttcagtacctgaaggaaGTTGGTAAAGAAAGACAGGGAAACTTTTATCAGGACCTTCAGGGATAGGATATGGgctaatggctttaaactgaagggTGTAGGTTGAAATTagatttagaaagaaatttaCTGAGAGGTTGGTGAGGAACTGAAACAACTTGCCCAGAGAAGAtctggatgctccatccttggaagtgttcaagccAAGGCTGCATGGGGCTCTGAGCGGCTGGTCTAGAGGAAGGAATatctgcccacagcagggggttggaactggatgttatgtaaggtcctttccaatccaagccattctatgaaTTGATGGTTCTGTGAGCTGCTGAGCATGGTATGCATATGATGCATGCAGCAAAGCTGAAGGTGGTAGCTTTTTGAAGAAACTGGACCAGGAAACTACTGCAATTTAGACTGACATGCTTAAATTAACAGGAAAACTTAACCATACCTTCAGGCTTACCACACCTTGCACTGCtatctgggaaagaaaattaacagcTTGTTTcagggggaagaggaaggagtaAACATCTGACCAAGAGAAGTGAAACCGTTGTATATGCTGTTTTACCCATACCTTCTGCTCTTCAGTCTTTCCTTCACTTTTTTCCCATAATATTAGAGATAAGATGCATAATTTTCTATATGAAGCAAGCTTACAATCCTGTACTATATAACATTTGGAGAAGAGGATGTGTCAGGTGCTAAACATGCATAAGGAAGCTTGCTAATCTTCCAGTTATGCCAACTGCATGTTGCAGCAATACTGGTGGAGGCAAGATGTGTTTCTGTTGGCAGAATACCTCATATACCATTAACTGGTATAACTAATTTCACATTGGGAGGATTTGCTTAATTTAGCATGGCAAGGATTTTGCAGGGATTGGTATGTTCTCACTAGAAGTGTTGCATCAGGGAATGCCGAGCATGCACCTGCCTTACAGCCTGCCACCTGCAGCCTGACTGCAGACAAAATACAGTCTGCTGGCTGTAAGCTCTACTTCCCTGTTTAGGTGAACCCTAGCCAGAAGTGTGAGCATGGCTGCAAAGTTTGTTAACAGTGTTTAGCACCAGGCAAACTGCATCAGGTTATTGGATCTCTCCCCACTTTAGACAGGActcagaaatggaaagaaaatacaagcCAGCTAGTAGATCATCAGTTACAGCTTTGCACTGGAGCTCTCCAAGAGCTGTGGGAAGAATAAGAAGGGTCTAACATGCTGGGTGCAATATTTAATGAAATTCCTGAAtaaagccctttttttttttttttataattttcatctcttttgATCTGACCACAGTTTAATCTTACAAGATGCTgagcaaatttaaaaaacaaaattaaatacccaaataaatgcttttttattatattttgcaAGTGCTGTAGAAATGGTTTAGTCATAGCTAATACAGCTGGAGAGGGTGAAAACGTAACATTATAATCCAAGTCAATACTAGAGAGCACTAGAATAACTAAATAGTTAAGATATGGCTGTTGTAATTTGACTTGTTGGGGAGGTAATTTGACTTGTTGGGGAGGAGACCACTAGAAACCAGATATGATTATCATGCTGAACTGTAAAATACTTATTAGCCCTCTCAACCACTATGTGTGCTTGGAAAAGTGAAAAGATACTGGAACTTTGTTGGAAAAGTAAGTGgctttattttaaacagaatcTGTGAAAAGGTTCATCAAAATtttgggaaataatttttcttatctTTGTGCTACCAGCCTTACAATCATAGTGCCTGTAGTGTCTAAACAAGCTTCTCAAAAGCAGGGTCTGACATTTAAAACACGTCACTAAATGCGTAGCATACAACGTTAACTCCATCAAGGTCAGAGTGGATAACATTAACCTACAATAAAAATCTGTCTTGTTGTTCCctcactaaaataaaagtgaatgACATTGAGTCAAATTCTTGTTCATTCCTTAGCAGACCTGGAAGAGTCACTGTCCTTGCCTTTGGATCATTTTGGTTTCATGTTAGGAAGCTGGTGTCTTCACTATTTTTTTGTGCCACACTATTATGTACAGGAGCCAGAAATTCTTGGGAAGTTCTTATGTATGCTTTCTCATCCTCATGGATGGGGCAGAatgtgcccagagcagcagtgcaggtgGTGCCACCATGTCTGGGCACAGGGCTCCCAGTTTATGCTCCCATGGGGCTCACAGCCCACTGCCACTGGCTTGCCGTATCTGTCCCTTTGACTCCTGTACAGGTGGCAGGCTTCTTTTACAGATGCTTTCCTCAGAAGGGAacatcaaaatgcaaaataattgaaTAGACTTTCAGAATCAGATTACCACTAAAAATGTTATCATTTTTGGTGCCTTATACTgcactttttcccccctcagatatgtattataataataataatgcaatTCGTTTGCTTACAAACTGGAATGATCATTCACCATCAGCAGTACAGGAAGCAGGCTATGTTCCTTAGACCAAACCTTTTAAATCTCTATTTCAGCTAGGTCCCTCTACTCAATTTATACTCCAGAGGATGGGGAGCCCTTAGACTCTGTGTACCTGCTAGAAGGGGATATGGTGGTACACAAGCCACTGGTAATACTGATGTGAAATGATGCTGCTGAACACTTTCTTTCCCAAGAACGATACTTAATTAAAAACAGACATCCAGCTCTGAAAGGGTGCATTTTATCACTGCCACCTCCTACTATGTCCTGTTTACTGAAACCTCCCTACACACCAAATGTTTCTCATCCAAGACAATATCCCACACAGTTCCCATCATCATTTAAACAGCAAGATGCCTTGGAGATATACTTTCAAAGCACACAGGGTTTTCTATCACATAGTGAGTCATTacttgtcgccctgaaaactcagcttctgagcttgctaacatagttttctaaggactttcccaggacagtaactgtaaacatagatatgtgtacattctttctgttacatgtcttgtgatgggcatctctcatggccagtgcagtgggaaagtgttatcctgaccatccaatccctggccgtggtcagaagcctataaatcctgggaggaaaaataaactctgctcttcctttcaccacacctcgacctgtatccatgtgatctattcatcttcagcggcaacaatTACTCAACAACTTAACTCAGAGattcaaatatttcttttctgataTGGTCACCCCTGTGATTTTCCTCccatcttttctcttttaaaataaacaatccTTACTGTCTATTCAATCTTCCGTTGCCCATCAATATTGTTGCAAAtagaagaatcacagaatattctgagttgggaGGGATCCACAAAGACTGAGTCCAACCCTTGAGTGGTGAAAAAGGAGATCCAGGCCATGACCCCCATGTTACTAACACCATACTCTAACCAAGATttcttcctgcctgcagcaaaCCTATGGATTTGTAAAGTGATACCATTCACACCTGACATGTTTTGTAGGAAACTATATAAGGAAAGAAATATAAGTTCCAAAATTGGGTCAATTAGCATAACTGGAGTAATTGTATAACCTGAATGTGGATAAATTTTCACAGCTTGCCTTAACCATGTGTACTGAGAACTCAGTCCCAGATGGGGAAGAacaaaaggagggagaaaatgtTGCCATCCAAACTTCTATATTGTTTTATCTGCCTGTTCAAGTGTTaatatttctccctctttctgaATAACTCCAAGGATATTTTTCTTGAATGCTTTTCCTATAGGTCACTGTTGTGGTTTGACATTGGCCAAACACCAGGCATTCACAAAAGCCATTCACTCACTCTTTCTTGCTACAGTCGGGCAGAAGGcggggggaaaaagaaaataaaccaagggtTTATGAGTTAAGAGCTGAGAAAAAACACTCTAAGGACAAAACAGGTTCAAATTTAAAGGTATGAGgtacattttttattaacagagtcagaggaggataatgaaaagtaaaataagcctttaaaacaccttttttccccccagcccctccctcttTCCCACCAACAGCAGAGGAAGACAGGGcatgggggttttggtcagttcatcacctgAGATCTTTTTCTGTTCACTCAAGGAGAGAAACCTTTTCTCTGCTATGCCCTGGGGTCCCTCGAACAGGAAAACAGTCTTCAAAAACCTGGTGCAGCGTGTGTCACTCATCCACGTGGTGGTCCTTCAAGGATAGGCTGCTTTAGTTTGGGAGAAAAGGCCCTCTGTCTCTCTCCATTTTTGTAAGCAGGGGCCTTCTCTCTCCCCCAGAtctcccactggatcacagcttTCTCCAGCATCCACCCCCTCTGGTGTGAGTGCTCCTCTCATGGGCTGCGGGTGGGTCTCTGCATTCCCTGTGGATTCCCATGAGCTGCAGGGGCGCAGGTGCTTCACCATGGTCCTCACCATGGCCTGCAGAGGACTCTTGGCTCTGGTGCTTGAAGcacttcctcttcctctttatACACTGACCTTGGTGCCTTCATGTTCTCCATCATGTCCTcacttccttctcttctctgaCTAGAAGAAAAACTGCTGCCATAGGTACTATTGCCAACAAGTTTTACCAATTCAAAGATTCCTGCAGGATCTCGCAGTGCCAAGAAGTTGATTTTGTCTAGGTTCCACATCAGGGGATTGCTCACCATGCTTCCACTGCTGGCCAGGTGGCCCCGTCACCAGTAAGCAAGCAGTGGTGGCTGCCGCAGTGCTGGTGTTGTTAAAGCCTCTCTTCATACAGGGTGCTGGGAAGAAGATGCCACCACCACCCTTCTGCCCTCGGTGCAGCTGGCTAGGGGTGGCCAGGCAGGCATGGCTGGCCACAGCTGTGCCAAGATGGCAGTGGCTGTGGCACATCACCACACGCTGTGCCAGGATGGCCTTGGTGGCAGTGCCTCGCCATCCCTGGAATAAACTGCACATGTGCTTTTTTGATTTTCCTCTTAAATATGTCATCGCTGAGATGTTACCAGCCTCTCTAActgggccagcagcatgtccatctcCAGAGCCATCAGGGACTGGCTGTGTGGGACATGGTGGAAGCTCCTgacagcttctcacagaagccatttATGTGGCCctcccctgctaccaaaaaccaggctgTGCCAAATCAACACAGCCACGTAAGGAGTAAACCTATATATTAGTGCCACTTGTAgcatttctttcagtttcttttcacactttttttggTCTCCTTTTCCTAACTCCAAGAAATATATACAATCCTACCCAGCAAAGAATATAATTCGTCTAGTTACTTACCACAGctttaatgaaaatgaaattaaggaaatgaaaaatatgctgAAGACTTCTATTTCTGTCATTCAAAAACAAGCTAGGAGGTGTAAGAATATAATATAATTCTCCTATCACTGAAAACCATATTTACAGAAGTTTTGAAATACAGCATAGATATCttactttgctttatttttttttttttttcttattttcacttGCATGTAGTCTTTAATAAAGTTTCTGCAAGGAACGACAGTAAGTCCCTCCTTAAGTAAGTAAGCATTTCCCTCACTAGATGAAACATATacattaatttgctaaaatgtatggacttttttcattaaatagtTTTTAGCTCTTTTATATCTACAGCAGAGATACTGAATATTATTACTAACAATTCTTTCAAATCTTAAATCTGCTTAAGAGACAGGCTTGCCTAAAAGTATATTATCTTTTGTTCACCTAACTCATACAAtgtggtaggaaaaaaaaaaaccaacagtgTTTTGTGTTCTTCAAACCATTCTGAGTACCTTTCAGGTCTGTATTTTATTATCTCATTTTATGTACTGGTATTAGTGGTGCACTGTCATGATCTtcaaaagcagtaaaaatattttctaatttgaAAATCAGTCATTAAGAGCAACTGCTATtttgaaaaaagtattttatcttTGCTTCATAACAGTATCTCCTGTTTGTACTCTTAATGAAAACAGATGTTTTAGTTTTTAACTTCCTTGCCTCCCTTTCCAGACCAGAatataaaaaccaaaccaagcaaaaaaCAGCCGCTCAAGAAAAAGCCACTTCTCcattcaggggatttttttacACAAAAGGTAAACTAAGAACTGTAAAAGCATTGCCCATGTGATGAGGGTTACAATTCTCTTATGAATATACGGGAAACTCTACAAATATATTGATGGTATATTCTTTCCAACTTTTGCATGCTGCTTAAGAGAGGGAGGTACCTGTTGTGTTGGATAGCAATACTAAGTAagatttttagattttctttAATTGTCATGTTTTCAAAACCATGGAAGAAAGGCAACACAGCAGAGC from Poecile atricapillus isolate bPoeAtr1 chromosome Z, bPoeAtr1.hap1, whole genome shotgun sequence encodes:
- the F2R gene encoding proteinase-activated receptor 1 isoform X1, yielding MRPRALLCALALLCCPPPRPGFPNNSSIPGIRSFSVRISSSPEADLVPTDGDIENDLEVGSGATNQTGLFLHEQRMMSVQTARYLTSPWLTRFVPSVYTLVLVLSLPLNITAILVFLKKMKIEKPAVIYMLNLALADVLFVSVLPFKIVYHFSGNDWVFGPQMCRFITAAFFCNMYCSIMLMTSISFDRFLAVVYPMQSLGWRTLPRASLVCFIIWLVAITGVIPFLLREQTMEIPRLNITTCHDVLRESELHGYYLHFFSVFSSVFFIVPFIISTVCYVCIIRCLSSSTIVAKQNKKTRALLLCVAVFSVFVTCFGPTNILLLIHYIHFSYDNSLEYLYFAYLLCASISSISCCIDPFIYYYASSQYQRQFFSLFNCKKTFDPNSSNSSGQLMSTASSRRATLTTNVNNSVYRKLLAIH
- the F2R gene encoding proteinase-activated receptor 1 isoform X2, which produces MMSVQTARYLTSPWLTRFVPSVYTLVLVLSLPLNITAILVFLKKMKIEKPAVIYMLNLALADVLFVSVLPFKIVYHFSGNDWVFGPQMCRFITAAFFCNMYCSIMLMTSISFDRFLAVVYPMQSLGWRTLPRASLVCFIIWLVAITGVIPFLLREQTMEIPRLNITTCHDVLRESELHGYYLHFFSVFSSVFFIVPFIISTVCYVCIIRCLSSSTIVAKQNKKTRALLLCVAVFSVFVTCFGPTNILLLIHYIHFSYDNSLEYLYFAYLLCASISSISCCIDPFIYYYASSQYQRQFFSLFNCKKTFDPNSSNSSGQLMSTASSRRATLTTNVNNSVYRKLLAIH